A single Marinobacter sp. es.042 DNA region contains:
- a CDS encoding ATP-binding cassette domain-containing protein has translation MAGFDLSGLTASFGGERVIGPLTLKVKEGDQVALVGKSGAGKSTLIRLIHQRVDGQSSLVPQELGLVNALPVFHNVFMGQLDKHATWYNTVTLVRPFKQDRKQVLELLDALRMSEKLWIPTASLSGGQRQRVAIARALYRNAPVLLADEPISALDGPMAHHVMQLLRDRFKTSVIALHDVEMAMKYCNRIVGIQNGQVALDAPTDQLAAADIMSLY, from the coding sequence ATGGCAGGCTTTGATCTCTCAGGCCTGACGGCCTCTTTTGGAGGTGAGCGGGTAATCGGGCCCCTCACCCTCAAGGTAAAGGAAGGAGATCAGGTCGCTCTGGTCGGTAAGAGTGGTGCAGGCAAGTCTACTCTTATCCGGCTTATTCACCAGCGAGTGGATGGCCAGTCGTCTCTTGTCCCTCAGGAGCTTGGTCTGGTGAACGCCCTTCCGGTGTTTCACAACGTTTTTATGGGCCAACTCGATAAGCATGCCACCTGGTACAACACTGTTACCCTTGTGCGGCCCTTCAAGCAGGATAGAAAACAGGTTCTGGAGCTTCTGGACGCTTTAAGAATGTCTGAGAAACTCTGGATTCCCACAGCTTCGCTCTCTGGCGGACAGCGCCAACGGGTAGCCATTGCAAGAGCCCTTTATCGCAACGCCCCGGTCTTATTGGCAGATGAGCCCATCTCGGCTCTGGACGGGCCCATGGCGCATCACGTTATGCAATTGCTCCGGGATCGCTTCAAAACCAGTGTTATCGCTCTTCACGATGTCGAAATGGCGATGAAGTACTGTAACCGCATTGTTGGCATACAGAACGGGCAGGTTGCCCTTGATGCGCCTACTGACCAATTGGCGGCCGCAGACATCATGTCGCTGTATTAG
- a CDS encoding PhnE/PtxC family ABC transporter permease, whose product MLSYPTVRTSLIFLAIALVGLLFADIAITANNPWRDLGNFFLGVLTPNFFSSEGLLTALLRTVAFAFVGVTVGGVCGFFLALVYRFLPVRVFCAFIRAIHELFWALIFLQFFGFHPLTGVLAIAIPYSGIFAKVYSEILEEADPEPGRLLPPGTGTIAAFLYTRIPDCWVQLRTYTAYRLECGLRSSAILGFVGLPTLGFYLETSFSQGMYSDAGAMLILFYVLIATIPLWVRPKLLPVYIVGAPFFLGDGLPIVWGNVERFFTEDIVPSPLRDGEGLAGLLPWLNELMVEQALPGIWNTVILTQIALVATGILTLLAFPLISNHFGGPIRRTSGHIFLVIARSTPEYILAYILLQLWGPSMLPAVVALALHNGGIIGHLIGRQTNTIRLRSDAPTGFNRYSWELVPRIYRSFLAFLFYRWEIIMRETAILGILGIYTLGFYVDSAIQSIRFDQAMVLILITAMLNIGVDILGRYIRRKLALQTMPTC is encoded by the coding sequence ATGCTCTCCTACCCAACGGTTCGCACCAGCCTGATCTTTCTTGCTATTGCACTCGTGGGTCTCCTGTTTGCCGATATTGCGATCACCGCGAACAATCCCTGGCGGGATCTCGGCAACTTTTTTCTGGGTGTACTCACTCCGAACTTTTTCAGCAGCGAGGGCCTTCTTACCGCCTTGTTGCGAACGGTGGCCTTCGCCTTTGTTGGGGTGACCGTTGGCGGAGTTTGCGGATTTTTTTTGGCTCTGGTGTACCGATTCCTCCCGGTGCGGGTGTTTTGCGCGTTCATCAGGGCGATTCATGAGCTTTTCTGGGCTCTTATTTTTTTGCAGTTTTTCGGTTTCCATCCCCTGACGGGCGTGTTGGCGATCGCGATACCCTATTCCGGCATCTTCGCCAAGGTTTACTCCGAGATTCTCGAGGAAGCTGACCCGGAACCAGGCAGGCTCTTGCCACCGGGCACAGGAACCATCGCCGCGTTTCTGTATACCAGAATTCCTGATTGCTGGGTCCAGTTGAGAACCTACACCGCCTATCGCCTGGAGTGCGGGCTGCGTTCGAGTGCCATACTCGGATTTGTTGGCCTGCCAACTCTGGGGTTTTATCTGGAAACCTCTTTTTCCCAGGGGATGTACTCCGACGCCGGCGCAATGTTAATCCTCTTTTACGTGCTCATTGCAACGATTCCCCTTTGGGTAAGACCCAAGTTGTTACCCGTGTATATCGTGGGGGCTCCGTTTTTCCTTGGCGATGGCCTGCCCATCGTCTGGGGTAATGTTGAGCGGTTTTTCACCGAGGATATTGTCCCCAGCCCACTCAGGGATGGAGAGGGCCTCGCGGGCCTTTTACCGTGGCTAAATGAACTGATGGTCGAGCAGGCATTGCCTGGCATATGGAATACTGTGATTCTCACTCAGATTGCGCTGGTGGCCACGGGTATCCTCACGCTGCTAGCGTTCCCTTTGATCTCAAATCACTTTGGCGGCCCGATACGTCGAACCTCCGGCCATATTTTTCTGGTGATTGCCCGATCAACCCCGGAATACATCCTGGCCTACATACTTCTGCAACTCTGGGGACCTTCCATGCTCCCTGCGGTGGTTGCATTGGCCCTTCACAATGGCGGCATCATAGGCCACCTGATTGGCCGGCAAACCAACACGATCCGTTTGAGATCCGATGCCCCCACAGGCTTTAATCGCTATAGCTGGGAACTCGTGCCCCGGATCTACCGATCATTTCTGGCATTTCTGTTCTATCGCTGGGAAATCATCATGAGAGAAACCGCCATCCTTGGTATTCTCGGCATCTACACCCTTGGCTTCTACGTTGATAGCGCTATACAGAGTATTCGGTTCGACCAGGCAATGGTTCTGATCCTGATAACGGCCATGCTTAACATTGGCGTAGACATTCTTGGCCGCTATATTCGCCGCAAACTGGCCTTGCAGACCATGCCCACCTGCTAA